In one window of Zygosaccharomyces rouxii strain CBS732 chromosome E complete sequence DNA:
- the APM2 gene encoding Apm2p (similar to uniprot|P38700 Saccharomyces cerevisiae YHL019C APM2 homologous to the medium chain of mammalian clathrin-associated protein complex Similar to clathrin coat proteins): MSSCLYILDENLEPLISKNIKSIPNLNTLVEVFQEVYSSNAPPIVFNRNWYFIHTKRDSLIFLSAIHGTDDSANAMMITVYMDQFYLLLKKYLGVAQLDRNLVLDNVLLVLELLEESSEFGVPQMTEPSVMKDYIRIKVNKSETPIENSDRDDDDKEGDTTDSDDDTVQQGLEREAQEKKKPKLPKSKSLYDFFQKTSKTAFSKKDKDGIQEGEDSEEEPDLYINSYLVKTTTMPVSWRAKGIHYGKNEFFLDVVEKVQYLADFKEKVVRKNLIHGKIYCKSYLSGMPKLKIALNKLLQRDAQFMSHSKFHQCVALETLNEKELEFIPPDGEFILCEYELKRHVNDTPILKITSFEIKPQLKKFKLRILLTIETHFKTRNSTSILNVKIPLAKLFADYNIDLSKPTRFKSAAGQVLFNLSDDFLLWEIGQMRGGHGETQFSMVAEFSLFNKEEFEREQEERKHSMNPPPLREGPKLEELYAQTHSQKDPEVLVKSIQSQLVGMDFEIPYTTCSGLKVEYLKIEEEQLQYQSFPWVRYKTISDEEYAYLT; encoded by the coding sequence ATGTCTTCATGTCTTTACATCttagatgaaaatttggaaccATTAATATCAAAGAATATCAAGTCTATACCGAATCTGAACACTTTAGTGGAAGTGTTCCAAGAAGTTTACAGTTCTAATGCTCCTCCCATTGTGTTTAATCGCAATTGGTATTTCATCCATACGAAAAGGGATTCTCTAATATTCCTCTCAGCAATACATGGTACTGATGATAGTGCCAATGCCATGATGATTACGGTTTATATGGATCAATTCTATCTcttgttgaagaaatatttGGGTGTTGCTCAATTGGATAGGAACCTGGTCTTAGACAACGTTCTCTTGGTACTGGAATTGCTTGAAGAGAGTTCAGAATTTGGTGTTCCTCAAATGACAGAACCAAGTGTTATGAAAGATTACATCCGTATCAAAGTCAACAAATCAGAAACGccaattgaaaattcaGATCgtgatgacgatgataAAGAGGGTGATACCACAGATTCTGACGACGATACAGTGCAACAGGGGTTGGAAAGGGAGGCccaagaaaagaagaaacctAAACTACCCAAGAGCAAGTCACTATacgatttttttcaaaagacaaGTAAGACAGCATTTAGTAAGAAGGACAAAGATGGTATCCAGGAAGGGGAAGACTCGGAAGAGGAACCAGATCTCTACATCAATAGTTACCTCGTCAAGACTACCACAATGCCCGTTTCATGGAGAGCTAAAGGTATTCATTATGGTAAGAACGAATTCTTCTTAGATGTAGTGGAGAAAGTTCAATATTTGGcagattttaaagaaaaggtAGTTaggaaaaatttaattCATGGTAAGATCTATTGTAAATCATATTTGTCTGGTATGCCCAAATTAAAAATTGCATTAAACAAATTACTACAGCGAGATGCTCAATTTATGTCACATTCGAAATTCCACCAATGTGTTGCATTAGAAACGctaaatgaaaaagaacTTGAATTTATCCCACCTGATGGTGAATTCATTCTATGTGAATACGAATTAAAGAGACACGTTAACGATACCCCCATACTTAAGATCACGTCATTTGAAATAAAACCacaattgaagaaattcaaattgcGAATACTATTAACGATAGAGACTCATTTTAAAACCAGAAATTCGACCTCGATACTGAATGTCAAAATACCGTTGGCAAAACTGTTTGCCGATTATAACATAGATTTAAGCAAACCTACCAGATTCAAAAGTGCTGCAGGCCAAGTACTGTTCAATTTAAGTGATGATTTCCTGCTCTGGGAAATTGGACAGATGAGAGGTGGTCATGGTGAAACTCAATTTTCCATGGTAGCAGAATTCTCACTGTTCAACAAGGAGGAGTTCGAAAGAGAGCAAGAAGAGAGAAAACATTCAATGAATCCGCCACCGTTGAGGGAGGGTCCTAAATTAGAAGAGCTATATGCTCAGACTCATAGTCAAAAGGATCCCGAGGTACTAGTAAAATCCATCCAATCTCAACTAGTAGGGATGGATTTCGAGATCCCATATACTACTTGCAGCGGATTAAAAGTGGAATACTtgaaaattgaagaagaacagtTACAATATCAATCCTTCCCCTGGGTTCGATACAAAACTATCAGCGACGAAGAATACGCTTATCTGACATGA
- a CDS encoding uncharacterized protein (conserved hypothetical protein), protein MWPQLVFRRFGSQWVRLSQCYQKLPPKLSLVLQGYNSKKIRCGLVLPSNNGGLQGGSAFLSALLADVYSPDQTWFHVWRQRYLQYNSPSTVLVKYGNVFDKQSGKLGGADVTTFSVPSPFLQKHDVEFLEVQSTNLLDDDGCHFYINLQQNVTNTSALYDWPTVNLKLNPNIRELPLPIENQLDPQWALGATCNFINDKKTVDGYLDAMQRSNFASVKKQLESKLQDVDGIFRDLQASVLENIARRENLHDQHRKLVNDKREISMKIQRWSESAHAELQSSVLPKLQEFVKNQLSIWKVYGYSESKLQLKLINMITGPLHNLQMVNSLNRLKGELQIDDMDSKNLVDTGEINHRATSLHKDINKIVYQNFLLLQLPLILVATLGVVSGECSSFSMGALASFGIVLGFSRVLAIWQSLLDSYVKRIRETLSSNIENEKVGLINEYQTSFATKEKDFETKYEIFRSLASFTD, encoded by the coding sequence ATGTGGCCTCAGTTGGTctttagaagatttggtaGTCAATGGGTGCGGTTATCACAGTGTTACCAGAAGCTTCCGCCTAAGCTATCGCTAGTTTTACAAGGTTACAATTCTAAGAAAATAAGGTGCGGTCTGGTGTTGCCCAGTAACAATGGAGGTTTACAGGGTGGATCCGCATTTTTGAGTGCTCTGCTGGCTGACGTTTACTCCCCTGACCAGACTTGGTTCCATGTTTGGAGACAGAGGTACTTGCAGTACAATTCACCCTCGACGGTTCTGGTAAAATATGGGAATGTGTTTGATAAGCAGTCTGGAAAATTGGGAGGCGCGGATGTGACTACTTTTAGTGTGCCCTCACCTTTCTTGCAGAAGCACGATGTGGAGTTTTTAGAGGTTCAATCTACGAATCTActggatgatgatggatGCCATTTTTATATCAACCTACAACAAAATGTTACGAATACCAGCGCTCTTTACGATTGGCCTACAGTTAATCTCAAGCTGAATCCGAATATACGGGAATTGCCGTTACCAATTGAAAACCAGTTAGATCCCCAGTGGGCACTTGGAGCTACATGTAATTTTATTAACGATAAAAAAACCGTAGACGGGTATTTGGATGCAATGCAAAGATCGAATTTTGCTAGTGTAAAGAAACAATTGGAGAGTAAATTACAAGACGTGGATGGTATATTTCGAGATTTACAAGCTAGCGTATTGGAGAACATCGCACGTAGAGAGAATTTACACGATCAGCATagaaaattggttaatGATAAAAGAGAGATCTCGATGAAGATTCAAAGATGGAGTGAAAGTGCACATGCTGAGTTGCAATCGAGCGTACTTCCCAAATTGCaagaatttgttaaaaATCAATTATCCATATGGAAAGTTTACGGCTATTCTGAAAGTAAATTACAGTTAAAACTTATAAACATGATTACCGGACCTCTGCATAACTTACAAATGGTGAACTCTTTGAATAGACTTAAGGGTGAGTTACAAATCGATGACATGGATAGCAAGAATCTTGTCGATACGGGGGAAATTAATCATAGGGCTACTTCTTTACACAAGGATATTAACAAAATCGTctatcaaaatttcttaCTTTTGCAATTGCCATTGATACTAGTGGCTACATTAGGTGTCGTTTCGGGAGAATGCTCCTCTTTTTCCATGGGGGCCCTCGCTTCATTTGGTATCGTCTTGGGATTTAGTAGAGTATTGGCAATATGGCAGTCTCTATTAGATAGCTATGTGAAAAGAATCCGAGAAACTTTAAGTTCAAATATCGAGAATGAAAAAGTTGGCCTCATCAATGAGTATCAAACTAGTTTTGCTACCAAGGAGAAAGACTTTGAAACCAAGTACGAAATCTTCCGCTCCCTAGCTTCCTTCACCGAttaa
- the OPI1 gene encoding transcriptional regulator OPI1 (weakly similar to uniprot|P21957 Saccharomyces cerevisiae YHL020C OPI1 Transcriptional regulator of a variety of genes phosphorylation by protein kinase A stimulates Opi1p function in negative regulation of phospholipid biosynthetic genes), whose amino-acid sequence MVMSLTEHAGLSEEDVRAAEVLDVLRNSHGSPPSQSFELRDQEIQDHQEHQQVKQDLQVPTLLDRVRRNSIINNVVSLYEMNTRKRSAPPNANVAGGLGSLAPAVGSSGNSLEDSNALEDEAENSNDDDDDDYYGYEDDEDIQAVSKRQKISEAIAKSRGNLKEYQLNMSIGSKKRLIACLHLLKLANKQLTQKVAYLQEQVESEKSNEVSVDDGLGERAQEEEEDDDDDDDDEEYFDASESIDDDKSTVIKMEVVGTVKKVYSLISKFAGNSLPEPARTQVRQTLLNLPTNWSLSANNSSSSSRRAKSQRKPLTTNGKVLILAEESLSVVRNVMNVVDSSLGKAEEWVKQKQELKEILKERFIQQQWKKQVRNQLTKEKEEEERSGATNASNAQIEADDENYEQDENKVKDELKVNES is encoded by the coding sequence ATGGTAATGTCACTTACAGAACACGCTGGACTGTCAGAAGAGGATGTGAGAGCAGCTGAAGTACTTGACgttttgagaaattcaCATGGGTCACCACCATCACAGTCATTTGAACTGCGggatcaagaaattcaagaCCATCAGGAGCACCAACAGGTTAAGCAGGATTTACAAGTACCCACCCTGTTGGACCGGGTTCGTAGGAACTCTATTATCAACAACGTGGTTTCACTTTATGAGATGAATACCAGGAAAAGATCCGCTccaccaaatgcaaatgTTGCAGGTGGTCTTGGATCTCTAGCCCCTGCCGTTGGTAGTAGTGGTAATAGTTTAGAAGATAGTAATGcattagaagatgaagctgaaaatagtaatgatgatgatgatgatgattacTATGGCTATGAGGACGATGAAGATATACAAGCAGTTTCCAAGAGGCAAAAAATATCTGAGGCTATTGCCAAGAGTCGAGGAAATTTAAAGGAATACCAATTAAACATGTCTATTggatcaaagaaaagattaattGCATGTCTGCATCTGTTAAAACTAGCCAATAAGCAATTGACCCAAAAAGTTGCTTATTTGCAAGAACAAGTTGAGTCTGAGAAATCAAATGAAGTTAGTGTGGATGACGGACTAGGAGAACGAGCAcaggaagaagaagaagatgatgacgatgacgatgacgacgaagaatattttgatGCCTCTGAATCTATAGATGATGATAAGTCGACTGTTATCAAGATGGAGGTCGTGGGTACTGTAAAAAAAGTTTACTCGCTAATATCTAAATTTGCGGGAAATTCATTACCTGAGCCTGCTAGAACCCAAGTTCGTCAGACTCTATTGAACCTTCCGACAAATTGGAGTTTAAGCGCTAACAATTCGTCGTCATCATCCCGCAGGGCTAAATCTCAAAGGAAGCCATTAACGACTAATGGTAAGGTTCTTATTTTAGCAGAAGAATCTCTGAGCGTTGTAAGGAACGTGATGAATGTCGTTGATAGCAGTTTGGGTAAAGCTGAAGAATGGGTCAAACAAAAgcaagaattaaaagagatTTTAAAGGAAAGGTTTATACAACAACAGTGGAAAAAACAAGTTAGAAATCAATTaacaaaggaaaaagaagaggaagagagATCCGGTGCTACAAATGCATCAAATGCTCAAATTGAggctgatgatgaaaattaCGAACAAGATGAGAATAAGGTGAAGGATGAGTTAAAAGTTAACGAATCATGA
- the VPS24 gene encoding ESCRT-III subunit protein VPS24 (highly similar to uniprot|P36095 Saccharomyces cerevisiae YKL041W VPS24 involved in secretion), protein MDYVRKAIWGPDPKEQNRKIKMTLRRNGRSIDKSLRDLSILQTKTQQLIKKSAKKNDVKTVKLYARELYQINKQYDRMYTSKAQLDSVGMKIEEAFRMRILSNQMADSAGLMREVNSLVKLPQLQSTMVELEKELMKAGIISEMVDDTTEVVQQEGDGEMDEEIDEEVNKIVEQYTSNKFDKVDNAPQTELPTTTDSTKQEEQEREIPENQIDEEADNMLNDMKERLRALQN, encoded by the coding sequence ATGGATTACGTTAGAAAGGCAATATGGGGACCTGATCCCAAGGAGCAAAATCGTAAGATCAAGATGACATTGAGAAGAAATGGTAGAAGTATAGATAAGTCACTTCGAGATCTATCGATCCTACAAACAAAGACACAACAATTAATTAAGAAATCTGCCAAGAAAAATGATGTTAAAACTGTTAAGCTTTATGCTCGAGAGTTGTACCAAATTAATAAACAGTACGATAGGATGTATACATCCAAGGCACAACTAGATTCTGTGGGAATGAAAATCGAAGAAGCATTTAGAATGAGGATCTTATCTAATCAAATGGCCGATAGTGCAGGTTTAATGAGAGAAGTTAATTCGTTGGTTAAATTACCGCAATTACAAAGTACAATGGTTGAAttagagaaagaattgatgaaggCAGGTATAATAAGTGAAATGGTTGATGATACAACGGAGGTTGTACAACAAGAAGGTGATGGAGAgatggatgaagaaatcgatgaagaagttaatAAAATCGTGGAACAATATACAAGTAATAAGTTTGATAAAGTGGATAATGCACCCCAAACAGAattaccaacaacaacggaTTCTACtaaacaagaagaacaagaacgAGAAATACCTGAAAATCAAATTGACGAAGAGGCTGATAACATGCTAAATGATATGAAGGAAAGGTTGAGGGCATTGCAAAATTGA
- the CLU1 gene encoding translation initiation factor 3 subunit CLU1 (similar to uniprot|Q03690 Saccharomyces cerevisiae YMR012W), with translation MSADEKGATNATNSEIKLLIKLPFKSGPTAHSKKTQVNQENELQLLFTREGKIQNVIDVLGVVYTTKFLTNIDLEANGRVLSPLENLSDVVGNDEAETFKLKLLYKPYNAREVLKHLLATREYLGFTPETTDGLSDFAVSVGSKFPEIPFKEIKQRTESEHKDEKNEGKKENVEPEISAEEKQEFVKLVHEIFEEFNSEPNKNSYFTGNSIITPCLRSLYLSHYNPVPAFYRARGHLMYLKAVTLEGEVFHITAVPSGFYLNKSSETKFDPFPREAENDDHYVKPSLHQLIGMHSKKFFSHIENFEKKISKLDSAAYLKPTTTFLHKPWLISSLPVETGDYLRLQENSYNFDTERNFNDEFQAVRELASDSLHERVEAERLLIRISHEFSAAASKTAMSILHGDLVAMNPESPLEEQIFLKDNIFYSFVTDVSGNFTGKGGDAAAFAAANQDLRTTNLLNRLNLRDVRYLLATIVDFAGKRILAQTPVPGLLNTMGTRIVEDPETGKEVIEDLPNEVVVNYGYDEAEGKVVSNEEFDESVRKEFSRTFHLKTHEVDGAQVSFSSQSKGIIGFDKRKYILDLANTYPLDINFVRANFDSVEESKRYPHRQTLLRPELIEKWWQEKLTKAGVEYKEAYERNMFSYNPDAYQIPGIEDPVIDEISDYLEKTVLQSVVEDYASTNAMAPYDGAHVVDNLHINGINVRYLGKLIELAKNTLSQQTADYENNLVKIQEGNKDHQEWEKGYLIKIEKMLKERQEKINKYIEANKEVPKELTGELKLNDEEIRKPTKETPAIIAKDYLLPLISAAESEIVARSLKHVLRSYSKPLPVALLPSFVAYVFNLFFGVEYNDKPVPEEVDEFYPVKNYEFSKLTRASLLEAIEEQAYLRFRYELPGNWFEAHTKVPFALIRSVCYGFGIQLINKEYFFNKEQFSAYQNSLDKKMRNKVVAPKYTFSSSDLLVIPRVKTTNYGSSVGDELWAEGAAVLDKDQGLALTFLSQAIAVKEDVSTALDRSVAEKYLALSTIYSSVGLVPEAVAFARKASVIYERVTGLDSFELLRSLSNLALMEYSNRSPYNAALVYKRIMEIVKPFDLTSKHHPVIISALNYLEEFAVTLKDSRLAIEILNKLCTLVAKLDGENSLASGYLESRIGNLYATLDDMPHALDHIARTNGIFIKELGLNHEVTAQARQWTEGLTNLIKNNQFKQKVLEQKARANNGATPQNRKNVDEKQVQPNPGLANKSVDELLNFIEGSEGADTKQSKNKKKSKGKGGKK, from the coding sequence ATGTCTGCTGATGAAAAGGGAGCAACTAATGCTACCAATTCTGAAATAAAGTTATTGATTAAACTTCCATTCAAAAGCGGTCCTACAGCACATTCTAAGAAGACTCAAGTTAACCAGGAGAATGAATTGCAATTACTTTTCACCAGAGAGGgcaaaattcaaaatgttaTTGATGTTTTAGGCGTTGTTTATACTACGAAATTTTTGACCAATATAGATCTGGAAGCTAATGGTAGAGTTCTTAGCCCATTGGAAAACCTTTCAGATGTGGTCGGtaatgatgaagctgaaacCTTCAAATTAAAGTTGTTGTACAAGCCTTATAATGCAAGAGAAGTCTTGAAGCATCTTTTAGCAACCCGTGAATACTTGGGATTTACTCCAGAGACAACAGATGGATTATCAGATTTTGCTGTTTCAGTAGGCTCCAAATTCCCTGAAATTCCATTCAAAGAGATTAAACAGAGGACTGAATCTGAGcataaagatgaaaagaatgaGGGGAAAAAGGAAAACGTCGAACCAGAAATTTCCGCGGAGGAAAAGCAAGAATTCGTCAAGCTTGTTCATGAGATATTTGAAGAGTTTAATTCTGAGCCCAACAAAAATTCCTATTTTACCGGAAACAGTATTATTACCCCATGCCTTCGTTCGCTTTATTTGTCGCATTATAATCCTGTCCCAGCCTTCTATAGGGCTAGAGGCCATCTAATGTATTTGAAAGCGGTTACTTTAGAAGGTGAAGTTTTCCACATTACAGCGGTTCCATCCGGGTTCTATCTGAATAAGTCCTCCGAAACAAAATTTGATCCTTTCCCTAGAGAAGCAGAAAATGACGATCATTATGTTAAACCATcgcttcatcaattgataGGTATGCATTctaaaaaattcttttctcacattgaaaattttgaaaagaagattaGTAAATTGGATTCTGCTGCATATTTGAAGCCAACAACTACATTTTTACATAAGCCATGGTTAATCTCTTCCCTACCTGTTGAGACTGGTGATTATTTGCGTTTACAGGAAAATTCATACAATTTCGATACTGAgagaaatttcaatgatgaatttcaagCAGTTAGAGAATTGGCATCAGATTCTTTGCATGAACGTGTTGAAGCTGAGAGATTATTGATTAGAATAAGCCATGAATTCTCTGCTGCTGCTTCAAAAACTGCCATGTCTATCTTACATGGTGATTTGGTCGCTATGAACCCTGAGAGTCCATTGGAGGAACAAATCTTCCTAAAGGATAACATTTTCTATTCATTTGTCACTGATGTTAGCGGCAATTTTACCGGAAAAGGTGGAGATGCTGCTGCCTTCGCTGCAGCAAACCAAGATCTAAGAACTACCAACTTGTTGAATCGTTTGAATCTGAGGGATGTGCGTTATTTGCTCGCCACTATTGTTGACTTCGCTGGTAAAAGAATTCTAGCACAAACTCCAGTTCCAGGTCTTTTGAATACTATGGGCACACGTATAGTTGAAGATCCAGAAACCGGTAAGGAAGTTATTGAAGATCTACCTAACGAAGTGGTTGTCAACTATGGatatgatgaagctgaaggtaaagttgtatctaatgaagaatttgacgAATCTGTGAGAAAGGAGTTTAGTAGAACTTTCCATCTAAAGACTCATGAGGTCGATGGTGCTCAAGTGTCTTTTTCATCACAATCAAAGGGTATTATCGGTTTTGACAAGAGAAAATACATCTTAGATTTGGCCAACACTTACCCCTTGGACATCAACTTTGTCAGAGCTAATTTCGATAGTGTAGAAGAATCCAAACGCTACCCTCATAGACAAACTCTATTGCGTCCAGaattaattgaaaaatggtggcaagaaaaattgactaAAGCTGGTGTTGAATATAAAGAAGCTTATGAAAGGAACATGTTTTCATACAACCCAGATGCCTACCAAATTCCAGGAATTGAAGATCCCGTGATAGACGAGATTTCTGATTATTTGGAGAAAACTGTTTTACAAAGTGTGGTTGAAGACTATGCCTCTACCAATGCCATGGCTCCCTATGATGGTGCCCATGTCGTGGACAACTTGCATATCAACGGTATTAACGTTCGTTACTTGGGTAAATTGATTGAATTGGCGAAGAACACCTTGTCCCAACAGACCGCTGATTACGAGAAtaatttggttaaaatCCAAGAGGGCAACAAGGATCATCAAGAGTGGGAAAAAGGTTATTTGATCAAGATCGAAAAAATGCTGAAGGAAAgacaagaaaagattaacAAATATATTGAAGCAAACAAAGAAGTTCCTAAGGAATTGACTggagaattgaaattgaacgATGAGGAAATTCGTAAGCCAACTAAGGAGACGCCAGCAATTATTGCTAAGGATTATCTATTGCCTTTGATATCAGCAGCTGAATCAGAAATTGTTGCACGTTCTTTGAAACATGTTCTACGTAGCTACAGTAAGCCCCTACCTGTCGCTCTGCTACCTTCTTTTGTTGCGTATGTTTTCAACCTGTTCTTTGGTGTAGAATATAATGATAAACCAGTTCCAGAGGAAgtagatgaattttacccAGTCAAGAATTACGAGTTCTCTAAATTGACTCGCGCCTCTCTATTGGAAGCGATTGAGGAACAGGCCTATCTACGTTTCCGTTATGAGCTGCCTGGTAATTGGTTTGAAGCACATACTAAGGTTCCTTTTGCTTTGATCAGATCTGTCTGTTACGGATTTGGTATTCAACTAATCAACAAGgaatatttcttcaacaaagaaCAGTTCAGCGCCTATCAGAATAGTTTAGAtaagaagatgagaaacAAGGTTGTGGCTCCTAAGTACaccttttcatcatctgatTTGCTCGTCATCCCTCGCGTTAAGACCACCAATTATGGCTCAAGCGTTGGTGACGAATTGTGGGCCGAAGGTGCCGCAGTATTGGATAAGGATCAAGGTCTCGCCTTGACCTTCCTATCCCAGGCTATTGCTGTCAAAGAAGATGTATCTACAGCTTTGGACCGCTCCGTGGCAGAAAAGTACTTGGCCTTGTCAACCATCTACAGTAGCGTTGGGTTAGTACCAGAAGCTGTTGCCTTTGCTCGTAAGGCTTCTGTCATTTATGAAAGGGTTACCGGTTTGGATTCCTTTGAGTTATTGCGTTCTTTGAGCAACTTGGCTTTGATGGAGTACTCTAACCGCAGTCCATACAATGCTGCCTTGGTATACAAGAGGATCATGGAAATTGTCAAACCGTTCGATTTAACCAGCAAACACCATCCAGTTATCATTAGTGCTTTGAACTATTTGGAGGAATTTGCTGtaactttgaaagattctAGATTGGCAATTGAGATTTTGAACAAACTTTGTACATTGGTTGCCAAGTTGGATGGTGAAAACTCGTTGGCTTCTGGTTATCTAGAATCACGTATCGGTAACTTATACGCTACCTTGGACGATATGCCCCATGCTTTGGATCATATCGCCCGCACCAAcggcatcttcatcaaggAGTTGGGTCTTAACCATGAAGTTACCGCCCAGGCAAGACAATGGACTGAGGGGTTAACCAATTTGATTAAGAATAACCAATTCAAGCAAAAGGTCTTAGAACAGAAAGCTAGAGCCAACAATGGTGCTACTCCTCAAAACCGTAAGAATGTAGACGAAAAACAAGTGCAACCTAACCCAGGATTGGCTAACAAATCTGTGGATGAACTCTTGAATTTCATCGAAGGTTCTGAAGGCGCTGATACTAAGCAATCcaagaataaaaagaagagtaagGGCAAAGGTGGTAAGAAATAA